A genomic region of Podarcis raffonei isolate rPodRaf1 chromosome 13, rPodRaf1.pri, whole genome shotgun sequence contains the following coding sequences:
- the SETD1A gene encoding histone-lysine N-methyltransferase SETD1A isoform X1 — MDQEGGGDFQKTPNFQWRNYKLIVDPVLKRAPHKVYRYDGVHFSTNDSGHAPVGDVRDPRRRIWSKNRDISLPVPKFKLDEFYVGQIPLKEVTFARLNDNIKEPFLADMCKKYGDIEEIEILYNPKNRKHLGLAKVLFTSTRGAKETVKNLHNTSVMGNIIHAQLDIKGQQRMKYYELIVNGSYTPQTVPTGGKTLNEKFPADSSESRRRHSTDSSYASNTMPSTPGNGTPSSQDTPYSSGRQDTPSSYGQYTPQSSQGTPYTPRGGTPYSQDSAYSSRQGTPGYSSYQPESTSYKSRRHENSFPDSYSRRHYSSSSSSSSSSSSSSSSSHFRSNDHHYPPYNQQFDGGSGGGSAAPISSSSRYQRLSSTSEGRPSSSTPSSSTSSSSHRSHQREDSGFHSRHRERSQRDEATPSSTVSTPTVTTPSSSSSSVATPAPDSAQFQNSHSFTQQSAETFPAPSVLYPPYSATPEPFSLPVEPLAVDQDYRLLPTAETFAANSLPPTEFLAQETKENTSPAVATIAGADDRSHSPAVQTSPARSGSPAPETTNESVPFTQHSSLDSRIEMLLKEQRSKFSFLNLDTEEEDEEKGGPKGVEPHGPCTPPPPLPVSFEDVVPALDMGSGAESPKANGQDRASQQSSGEDMEISEDEAEVEPPTPVAGVSEPHFPVMPSALGHMQLGVSSFTPHHRPEPPPAYPIQPLMSVSLPHLAGKTHSLSNYGQVGPRHAHRLSDFRGRAGVVGGGRGAPHIYDFVNSMELMNRLGNQWGGMPMSFQMQTQMLSRLQQLRQSKGQFEDPFPYHREAASFCGRPLYGHGYLLDQANRHFQRDQLFMQQPSAVGASEQQPPQQHSSEQPPLPPPQRLLDFRASPWGYQEEAAPPPPLPKDPHASVVDSVLETLMQEMKSIMQRDLNRKMVENVAFNTFDKWWERKEEKAKPFQSTVKQPVKEEEKDKTKLKDPALLSLVDWAKSGGTGGLEGFGFGTGFRGVLGLPSFKVKRKEPSEISEDSEVKQPHPSTLAEEDEEDKDSSQVPKSSKRDDERIKGPGKRRKLFCLDSEGEEASEDSSSEKEEEEEERREEGEGSRERGTKKEESEDEGESDGSSKYSLYDESDEDSDSTSDSESSSSSSSSLSSSSSDEEEAESMEEMDESTMDSCPTEPLRDLEERMRQTTGAELDKKKTEAGLLQGHVAEEKPAPLKDGILAPHLEEKDVGTAPEERPRPEERPSSPIPLLPPPKKRRKTVSFSAPGEDDEIKAAFEKPLEPAPSALLPPPPPLPPPPPPPVPTEVAQAPLVPVEPMLPSQVPLTLEAPAPVASPLPPVAPPAKAAAPASRKREPPKANQRTISNLPADHASLVKCWTDELLPGGRSRSRSRSRSSELPRVPQPPGEDRLHLRERMGASSLLELANQPNLAVLADVALKKAGAGSEDSEETETSDEAEEPKAVPPVPTLPPEVSSILMEHNYAMAVRAAPASRKADEAVLSGAADLLRVDLYSEHIGEVLEAPEEVVADASEVKAEPDVGDLVSLPPPPPAEKPKAAIPQQQQQQQQQPPQAKKQPQWLKEEALKDLGNLHFGPEDLFLSESEEEEEEEEESADSSDEGEIRRRSLRSHSHKHALAQPPPLPLAFETRSEFEQMTILYDIWNSGLDLEDMKYLRLTYERLLHEDNSTDWLNDTHWVHHTITNIANPKRKRKSSDLREHQTGCARSEGYYHISKKEKDKYLDVCPATVQQLDAADVQGTNRILSERRSEQRRLLSAIGSSAILDSDLLKLNQLKFRKKKLRFGRSRIHEWGLFAMEPIAADEMVIEYVGQNIRQVVADMREKRYAQEGIGSSYLFRVDHDTIIDATKCGNLARFINHCCTPNCYAKVITIESQKKIVIYSKQPISINEEITYDYKFPIEENKIPCLCGTENCRGTLN; from the exons ATGGATCAGGAAGGTGGGGGTGACTTCCAGAAAACCCCTAACTTCCAGTGGAGAAACTACAAGCTCATCGTTGACCCAGTGCTCAAGCGGGCCCCGCACAAGGTCTACCGCTATGATGGAGTACATTTCAGCACTAAT GATTCGGGACACGCTCCTGTGGGTGATGTGCGGGATCCCCGACGCAGGATATGGTCCAAGAACAGAGACATTTCCCTCCCTGTCCCAAAGTTTAAG CTGGATGAGTTCTATGTGGGTCAGATCCCTCTGAAGGAGGTGACCTTTGCCCGGCTCAATGACAACATCAAGGAGCCCTTCCTGGCGGACATGTGCAAAAAGTATGGAGACATTGAGGAGATTGAGATCCTCTACAATCCGAAGAACCGCAAGCACCTGGGCCTGGCCAAGGTGCTCTTCACCAGCACAAGGGGAGCCAAGGAAACAGTCAAGAACCTGCACAACACTTCGGTCATGGGCAACATCATTCATGCCCAGCTCGACATCAAAG GTCAGCAGCGAATGAAGTATTATGAACTGATTGTGAATGGCTCCTATACACCCCAGACTGTCCCCACTGGAGGCAAAACACTCAATGAGAAGTTCCCAGCGGACTCG TCAGAGTCCCGAAGGCGCCACTCAACAGACTCCTCATACGCTAGTAACACAATGCCTTCAACGCCTGGCAATGGCACACCTTCCTCTCAGGACACTCCTTATTCCAGTGGTAGGCAGGATACACCTTCTTCGTATGGCCAGTACACGCCACAGTCGTCCCAGGGGACACCATACACTCCCCGGGGAGGGACGCCATATTCTCAAGATTCTGCTTACTCCAGCAG GCAAGGGACTCCAGGCTACTCAAGCTACCAGCCAGAGTCAACATCGTACAAATCCCGCCGACACGAGAACAGCTTTCCAGACTCGTACTCACGTCGGCATTATTCTTCTtcgtcctcttcctcttcctcctcgtcctcttcctcctcctcctcccacttccGTAGCAATGACCATCACTACCCTCCCTACAACCAGCAGTTTgacggcggcagcggcggcggcagtgcTGCcccaatcagcagcagcagccggtaCCAACGCCTCTCATCCACCTCAGAAGGGCGCCCGTCTTCTTCCACCCCCTCCTCttctacctcctcctcctctcatcgCTCCCACCAAAGAGAGGACTCTGGTTTCCATTCCCGGCACAGGGAGCGCTCCCAGAGGGATGAGGCGACTCCTTCCTCCACCGTCAGCACCCCCACGGTcaccaccccctcctcctcttcgtcgtctgtggCCACCCCAGCCCCAGATAGTGCTCAGTTCCAGAACAGCCACAGCTTCACTCAGCAGAGTGCAGAGACCTTTCCAGCACCCAGCGTTCTCTACCCACCGTACTCAGCCACTCCGGAGCCTTTCTCCCTTCCCGTGGAACCCCTTGCCGTGGACCAGGACTACCGGCTGCTCCCCACAGCCGAGACTTTTGCTGCCAACTCCTTGCCTCCCACCGAATTTCTTGCTCAGGAAACTAAAGAGAACACCAGCCCAGCAGTAGCAACCATTGCAGGGGCCGATGACCGGTCCCATTCCCCTGCTGTGCAGACCTCGCCGGCCCGGTCTGGCTCCCCTGCGCCTGAAACTACCAACGAGAGCGTCCCTTTCACTCAGCACAGCAGCTTGGACTCCCGCATCGAGATGCTGCTCAAGGAGCAAAGGTCCAAGTTCTCTTTCCTCAATTTGGACACGGAAGAGGAAGACGAGGAGAAGGGAGGGCCCAAAGGAGTGGAGCCGCATGGGCCCTGCACTCCACCGCCTCCCCTTCCTGTCAGTTTTGAAGATGTGGTGCCAGCGCTGGACATGGGATCAGGAGCAGAATCTCCCAAAGCCAATGGACAAGATAGA GCATCTCAACAATCTTCAGGTGAAGACATGGAAATCTCTGAGGATGAAGCAGAGGTCGAACCCCCAACCCCTGTGGCAGGGGTGTCTGAACCCCATTTTCCTGTGATGCCGTCAGCCCTGGGCCACATGCAACTGGGCGTGTCCTCCTTTACCCCCCACCACCGACCAGAGCCGCCCCCTGCCTACCCGATACAGCCTCTCATGTCTGTCTCCCTCCCGCACCTGGCAGGCAAGACCCACTCACTCTCCAACTACGGCCAGGTTGGCCCACGGCATGCTCACCGCCTCTCGGACTTCAGAGGGCGCGCGGGGGTGGTGGGCGGAGGCCGGGGTGCTCCCCACATCTACGACTTTGTCAACTCCATGGAGCTGATGAACCGACTGGGCAACCAGTGGGGCGGGATGCCCATGTCCTTCCAGATGCAGACGCAGATGCTGAGCCGCCTGCAGCAGCTGCGTCAGAGCAAAGGCCAGTTTGAGGACCCTTTCCCCTACCACCGGGAGGCGGCTTCTTTCTGCGGCCGCCCCCTCTACGGCCACGGCTACCTACTGGACCAGGCGAATCGCCACTTCCAGAGAGACCAGCTGTTCATGCAGCAGCCGTCAGCAGTGGGGGCCTCGGAGCAGCAGCCGCCGCAGCAGCATTCCTCAGAGCAGCCCCCTCTGCCACCCCCACAGCGCCTCCTTGATTTCCGGGCCTCCCCATGGGGATACCAGGAGGAAGCGGCTCCACCCCCACCTCTTCCCAAGGACCCCCATGCCTCCGTAGTGGACAGCGTCCTGGAGACACTCATGCAGGAGATGAAGAGCATCATGCAGCGTGACCTCAACCGCAAGATGGTGGAGAACGTGGCTTTCAACACCTTTGACAAGTGGTGGGAGCGCAAGGAGGAGAAGGCCAAG CCTTTCCAGAGTACTGTCAAGCAGCCAGtcaaggaagaggagaaagacAAGACAAAGCTGAAAGACCCTGCCCTGCTGTCCCTGGTTGACTGGGCCAAGAGTGGCGGCACTGGTGGCCTGGAAGGGTTTGGCTTTGGGACTGGCTTTCGAGGAGTTCTGGGACTCCCATCCTTCAAG GTGAAAAGGAAAGAGCCATCCGAAATCTCGGAGGACAGCGAAGTGAAGCAGCCACACCCATCTACTCTTGCGGAAGAGGATGAGGAAG ATAAGGATTCCTCACAGGTACCCAAAAGCTCCAAGAGGGATGATGAACGGATCAAAGGGCCGGGAAAAAGGCGGAAACTTTTCTGCCTGGATAGTGAGGGAGAGGAAGCATCTGAGGATTCATCCTCTGAGAAG gaggaggaggaggaggagcggaggGAGGAAGGTGAAGGTTCTAGGGAGCGTGGCACGAAGAAGGAGGAATCTGAAG ATGAAGGTGAGAGCGACGGCTCCTCCAAGTATTCTCTCTATGACGAGTCCGATGAGGACAGCGACAGCACTTCTGATTCAGAGAGCAGCTCTTCGTCTTCCTCTTCCTTGTCCTCCTCTTCATCTGATGAGGAGGAAGCTGAGAGCATGGAGGAAATGGACGAATCTACCATGGACAGCTGCCCCACTGAGCCACTGAGAGACCTGGAAGAGAGAATGCGTCAAACCACAGGCGCTGAGCTTGAcaagaagaaaacagaagcaggCCTGCTCCAAG GCCATGTGGCAgaagagaagcctgctcctctgAAGGATGGCATCCTGGCCCCGCATCTAGAGGAGAAGGATGTTGGGACGGCGCCAGAAGAGCGACCCAGGCCAGAAGAGCGACCTTCCTCACCTATCCCACTACTGCCACCACCCAAGAAGCGCCGGAAAACAGTCTCCTTCTCAGCTCCTGGTGAGGATGACGAGATCAAGGCAGCATTTGAGAAGCCACTGGAACCGGCTCCTTCAGCGCTTTTGCCTCCGCCACctcctcttccaccaccacctccgCCGCCTGTCCCCACAGAGGTAGCACAGGCCCCCTTAGTGCCTGTAGAACCCATGTTACCATCCCAAGTGCCCTTAACCTTGGAAGCCCCAGCTCCAGTTGCCTCTCCCCTGCCTCCTGTAGCGCCCCCTGCCAAGGCAGCAGCCCCTGCCAGCCGCAAGAGGGAGCCCCCCAAAGCCAACCAAAGAACAATCAGCAACCTGCCGGCTGACCACGCTTCCCTGGTGAAGTGTTGGACGGATGAGCTGCTTCCGGGCGGCCGGTCCCGGAGCCGCTCTCGCTCTCGGAGCTCAGAGCTCCCACGGGTGCCCCAGCCCCCTGGAGAGGACAGGCTGCACCTGCGCGAGCGGATGGGTGCTTCCTCGCTGCTGGAGCTGGCGAATCAACCCAACCTGGCCGTACTGGCGGATGTGGCGCTGAAGAAGGCCGGTGCAGGCAGTGAAGACTCTGAGGAGACGGAGACCTCCGACGAGGCCGAGGAGCCCAAGGCCGTGCCGCCGGTCCCCACGCTGCCCCCGGAAGTCAGCAGCATTCTGATGGAGCATAACTACGCCATGGCTGTCCGTGCAGCACCTGCCTCCCGCAAAGCCGACGAGGCGGTGTTGTCTGGCGCCGCCGACCTGCTGCGTGTGGATTTGTACAGCGAGCACATTGGCGAGGTCCTGGAGGCACCTGAGGAGGTTGTGGCTGATGCCAGCGAGGTCAAAGCTGAGCCTGATGTGGGTGACCTGGTTTCGCTGCCCCCGCCTCCGCCAGCCGAGAAGCCCAAGGCAGCTatcccacagcagcagcagcaacaacaacaacaaccacctcagGCCAAGAAGCAGCCCCAGTGGCTCAAGGAAGAGGCCCTAAAGGACCTGGGGAACTTGCACTTTGGGCCTGAGGACCTGTTCCTTTCAGAgagtgaagaggaggaggaagaggaggaggagagtgctGACAGCAGCGACGAAGGGGAAATCCGCAGGCGCTCCCTGCGCTCCCACTCGCACAAGCATGCCCTTGCTCAGCCGCCTCCGCTGCCCCTGGCCTTTGAGACACGCAGTGAGTTTGAGCAGATGACAATCTTGTATGACATCTGGAACTCAGGGCTAGACCTGGAGGACATGAAGTACCTGCGGCTGACGTACGAGCGCCTGCTGCACGAGGACAACAGCACGGACTGGCTGAACGATACTCACTGGGTCCACCACACCA TCACAAACATTGCAAACCCCAAGCGGAAGCGGAAGTCGTCAGACCTGCGGGAGCACCAGACAGGCTGTGCCCGCAGCGAGGGCTATTACCATATCAGCAAGAAAGAGAAGGACAAGTACCTCGACGTCTGCCCGGCCACTGTGCAGCAGCTTGATGCTGCTGACGTGCAG GGCACCAACCGCATCCTGTCTGAACGGCGATCTGAGCAAAGGCGCCTGCTCAGCGCCATTGGCTCCTCCGCCATCTTGGATAGCGACCTTCTGAAACTAAACCAGCTGAAG TTCCGCAAGAAGAAGCTACGCTTTGGTCGGAGTCGAATTCATGAATGGGGCCTCTTTGCCATGGAGCCAATCGCTGCTGATGAGATGGTCATTGAGTATGTGGGTCAAAATATCCGGCAG GTGGTGGCTGACATGCGCGAGAAGCGGTATGCGCAGGAGGGCATCGGGAGCAGCTACCTTTTCCGTGTGGACCACGACACAATAATCGACGCCACCAAATGTGGCAACCTAGCCCGCTTCATCAACCACTGCTGCACG CCCAACTGCTATGCCAAAGTCATCACCATAGAATCCCAGAAGAAGATTGTCATCTATTCCAAGCAGCCCATCAGCATCAACGAGGAGATCACTTACGACTACAAGTTCCCGATTGAGGAGAACAAGATTCCTTGCCTGTGTGGCACAGAGAACTGCCGGGGCACCCTGAACTGA